A genomic window from Canis lupus familiaris isolate Mischka breed German Shepherd chromosome 32, alternate assembly UU_Cfam_GSD_1.0, whole genome shotgun sequence includes:
- the IBSP gene encoding bone sialoprotein 2 — translation MKTALILLSILGMACAFSMKNLQRRAKLEDSEENGVFKYRPRYYLYKHSYFYPPLKRFPVQSSSDSSEEDGDGDSSEEEEEEEETSNEEENNEENANSDENEDESDAENSTLSATPGYGEEITPGTGYIGLAAIQLPKKAGDIRHKATKEEESDEEEEEDEENEENEAEVDENGQGINSTSSNSTEAENGNGSSAGDNGEGEEESVTEAHSEGTTEAGKQNNGGSKTTLSPDGGFEPTTPPPELYGTTTRPSGEATPNGYEEEYEQTGTNEYDNGYEVYESENGEPRGDNYRAYEDEYSYYKGHSYDSYDGQDYYYHHQ, via the exons ATGAAGACTGCTTTAATTTTGCTCAGCATTTTGGGAATGGCCTGTGCTTTCTCA atgaaaaATTTGCAACGAAGAGCCAAATTAGAGGATTCTGAAGAAAATGGG GTCTTTAAGTATCGGCCACGTTACTATCTTTACAAGCATTCCTACTTTTATCCTCCTCTAAAACGATTTCCAGTTCAG agCAGTAGTGACTCATCTGAAGAAGATGGAGATGGTGACAgctcagaagaggaggaggaggaagag GAGACTtcaaatgaggaagaaaataatgaagagaatgcaaattctgatgaaaatgaagatgaatcCGACGCTGAGAACTCTACCCTCTCTGCTACACCTGGCTATGGAGAGGAGATCACACCCGGAACAGGGTACATAGGTCTAGCTGCAATCCAACTTCCCAAAAAG GCTGGAGATATAAGACACAAGGCTAcaaaagaggaggaaagtgatgaagaagaagaggaagatgaagaaaatgaagaaaatgaagcagaagtgGATGAAAATGGGCAAGGTATAAACAGCACCAGCAGCAACAGCACAGAGGCAGAAAATGGCAATGGTAGCAGTGCTGGAGACAATGGAGAAGGTGAAGAAGAAAGTGTCACTGAAGCCCATTCAGAAGGAACCACAGAGGCTGGAAAGCAGAACAATGGTGGCTCTAAGACAACACTCTCTCCAGATGGTGGGTTTGAACCTACAACTCCACCACCAGAGCTCTACGGGACTACCACCCGACCATCTGGGGAAGCCACCCCCAATGGATATGAGGAAGAGTATGAACAAACAGGCACCAATGAATATGACAATGGATATGAAGTCTATGAAAGTGAGAATGGAGAACCTCGTGGGGATAACTATCGAGCCTATGAAGATGAGTACAGCTACTATAAAGGGCACAGCTATGACAGCTATGATGGTCAAGattactactaccaccaccagtGA